One region of Bdellovibrionota bacterium genomic DNA includes:
- a CDS encoding DUF6036 family nucleotidyltransferase, translated as MIVGAHAVMFYSTPRYTKDLDIWVECSKDNAVRVYQALKKFGAPMADLTLKDLSAPDTIFQIGIEPNRIDILTTLKGLDFENAWKNRVSSTYDGVPIHLLSIEDLITNKSAVGRDQDILDLKNLQKAKNR; from the coding sequence TTGATCGTCGGCGCCCACGCCGTGATGTTTTATTCCACACCGCGATACACGAAAGATCTGGATATTTGGGTAGAGTGCTCCAAGGACAACGCAGTCCGGGTGTATCAAGCTCTTAAGAAATTTGGTGCTCCAATGGCCGATCTCACTCTAAAAGATCTCTCGGCCCCGGACACCATCTTTCAAATAGGCATAGAACCAAACCGTATCGACATCCTTACTACGCTGAAAGGTCTTGATTTTGAAAACGCCTGGAAGAATCGAGTTTCTTCCACCTACGACGGTGTACCCATTCATCTCTTGAGTATCGAAGATTTGATAACCAACAAAAGTGCGGTAGGACGAGATCAAGACATTCTCGATTTGAAGAATCTTCAAAAAGCAAAAAATCGATAG